The Candidatus Neomarinimicrobiota bacterium nucleotide sequence TTCCACCGACAGGCAAGCCGTTTAAACTTTTGATCGCGACGATCGGTCACTGGGAAAACGGTGTTATGGACGAAGAGTGGTTATTCTGGGACAACCAGGCTTTTATGAAGCAGATTGGCCTCGCGGAATAGCAATCTTAGGATCAGTTGGAAGTTAAAATCCGTATACTGGTGCTGCCCGGCGAGGCATGCGGGGCAGTGCCGAATCAAAACAATCCTGGAGGAGACTCATGAAAGCGATTGTATACACAAAATACGGATCACCGGATGTTCTTGAATTAAAAGAGGTAGAAAAACCTACTCCAAAGGAGAATGAAGTCCTGATAAAAGTCAGGGCGGCATCCGTAAATCCACTTGACTGGCATTATCTGAGAGGTAAACCGCTCTTTATGCGCCTGATGGGCGCGGGGCTTCTAAAACCAAAAAACAAGATACTCGGAGTTGACATAGCGGGGCGGGTTGAAACCGTTGGTAGAAACGTAAAGCAGCTTCAGCCGGGTGATGAGGTATTCGGGGGAGGCGAATTTTTGGGGGGATTCGCCGAGTATGTGTGTGTCAGTGAAAATAAATTAGCGCTGAAACCGGCCAATATAACATTTGAGGAAGCGGCGGCTGTACCTATAGCGGCAGTCACCGCCCTCCAGGGTCTTCGCGATAAAGGACAGATTCAACAGGGGCAAAAAGTATTGATCAATGGTGCGGGTGGAGGCGTGGGTACGTTTGCTGTGCAGATTGCCAAATCGTTCGGAGCTGAAGTGACCGGCGTGTGCAGCACGAGTAAAGTGGAGATTGTGCGCTCGATTGGCGCAGACCGGGTCATTGATTACACGCAAGAAGATTTCACTAAAAACGGTCAGCGTTATAACCTGATTATTGATGCCGCGGCATATCGTTCCATACTCGATCAGAAGCGAGCGTTAAGTCCCAAGGGCATTTATGTCATGGTCGGAGGTTCCATGGCTCGAATGTTCCAGGTTCTGTTCCTACGACCATGGATTTCAATGACCGGGAGTAAGAAAATCGGTCTCATGTTGGCGAATATAAACAAAAAGGATCTGGTTTTTATGAAAGAGCTTCTTGAAGCCGGCAAGGTAGTACCTGTTATAGATAGACGTTACCCGTTAAGTGAGGTAGCCGAAGCTATCCGGTATCTTGAAGAAGGACACGCCAGAGGAAAAGTGATAATAACTTTCGAACGTAACAACAAAACCTGACAAGGCGCTGTAGCTGACGCAAATCGTTAGCCGCACCAGATGAGGAAGATGCTACTGCTAAAAAAGCACTGTCTCATAAACGTAGGTTGTGACTCATTATTTCGCAATACCAAAACTTATGAAAACGGGAGATTCTGATAATTAGCTTTTGGGGTGGTGCTTTTTTGTTTCATAAACGGTCGTTTATGAAACAGATCTTTCGTGTCTTGAAACTCATACGTTTATAAGAATCGGGCAAAATTAGGGCTTAATCTGTAACATAGTGAGCGGTACAGCCATTGGGCGGGTCGGATGTATATCGGATAAATAAGTTTGTCTTAGATTCCACCCGAACACAGCAATTGACAGGATTCCGATAATCCCAGATAAGGCGAACATACTTCCGATTACTGATTCCCCATGAGGAATTATTTCTATAAATTCATATGGCAATAAGACCGGGACTATTCGAAAGATAGCGGCTGTTAATACTAACCAGAAAGCAACAACAACCAATTTCCCTGAGTAAATTCCTCTCCTCCCAATGAAACCGGGCAGCATCCTGGAGCCGACCCCAAAGACAAGCATAGTAGCGAATCCGAGCAGTTGTATGTGTCTGATAGCATCTATTCCTATATCTACATCATATCCTAAAAACAGTTGAAAATGTGAAATCAGTTCTAAGAAGGAAGACAAGAGCAACCAGAGATAGGCGACTTTTATCGTAATGCCGGACCATCGCTCCGACAAACTTACTTTTGGTAATTGTAAACTCCGAGAGTCAGTCAATTCGTTTTTCGCTAATCTGCCTGTAACCGGTAACTTCATAACTTGGAAGGAAAGGATGAGATATATAATAAGTGATGGAATGAAAAACCCACTCACGGTCAATAGAAAATATGTCAACTGATTATCTATCCCGAACAAACCCGCTGAACTTGATACAATGTCTACCAAAACCGAAATTCCATATGACAGAGCCAGGTACTTGGAGATTTTTTTCATGGGCTTTACACCGAAGAAAATAGGAAATAGTCGTATGGAGAAAACAAACGCAATCGGAAAGATAGTCATATACAGGAATATGCGCGTAAGAATCTCATTCCAATTCTGGTCAAGGAAAGCGTCTTCCGCGATTATCATATTTGTAATCAATACACTGTTCAGTAAACCGTAAAAGAGGAGCCCGGAAAACATCAGGAAAAAGAACGGCTTGACATCATTGAAAGCATCCGAAAGCTTCACCGATTTTCTGATAATAGAAATCAGCGTAAATGTATAGAGAAGTATTCCTGCTAATTCAAATAGAGCGGATAAGGCAACAAATGTCGATGTAAAATAATATCCCGTTGCCCCTCTCTGCAAATAAGGCAAGACACTGCCTGCAAGAATCCGCAGCGTAAGCCCTGTTGTCAAAAGAACTAAAATTCGTTTTAGAATTAACGGGTTTCTAATTGGAGAATGGGTAAGACGCGGAATGAAGTGGAGGCTGATTCCAATTATTAGAAGACCGAGCCAGCCGAGTAGCTGCGCATGTCCGTGAATCTGAATAAAGGCATAAAATCCTTTACTCATTTGAAAGTCAAATCCTATCGTAAACGCAAGATGAGCCGCTATTGCGAATCCGGCAAAGAGAGCTAAAAGAATTGAATCTCTTACAAATCCGAAATGGAATTCCAGATGTGATGGAAGGCCCTGCGGGGTGATCATACTGAGTTTATTCTTTCTATCCGATAAGTCCTAATACGAAGATCAAGTCTTCATCAGCGCTTATAGCGTGCTTCGCATTCGGTTCCATCGGGATGAAAACACCCGGAACCATTCGAATCTCTTCTCCTTCTAACGTGAAAATTCCTTTTCCGCTCATCACTGTAACTACCGCTTCCCTTGTTGATGTGTGCTCAGATATTTCTGTATCTTCCTTCATGCAGAAAAGAACATGTTTTGCTGATTCAGTCTCAGCCAGAACCTTAGTCATGATGCCGTCAGCAGTAAAGGTAGCCTCGTCAAAAAGATTTTTGTGTGTAGTTTCCATTAGTTCCCCTCTTCTGGTCGGTGAATAATATAAAAAGTTTTAGTAACAGAACAATTTATATCTGCCCCAAAAAAATTGGCCAGGGCTTAATGTCCTTAAACCTGTATCATAAACGTAGGTTATGAC carries:
- a CDS encoding NAD(P)-dependent alcohol dehydrogenase — its product is MKAIVYTKYGSPDVLELKEVEKPTPKENEVLIKVRAASVNPLDWHYLRGKPLFMRLMGAGLLKPKNKILGVDIAGRVETVGRNVKQLQPGDEVFGGGEFLGGFAEYVCVSENKLALKPANITFEEAAAVPIAAVTALQGLRDKGQIQQGQKVLINGAGGGVGTFAVQIAKSFGAEVTGVCSTSKVEIVRSIGADRVIDYTQEDFTKNGQRYNLIIDAAAYRSILDQKRALSPKGIYVMVGGSMARMFQVLFLRPWISMTGSKKIGLMLANINKKDLVFMKELLEAGKVVPVIDRRYPLSEVAEAIRYLEEGHARGKVIITFERNNKT
- a CDS encoding cupin domain-containing protein, producing the protein METTHKNLFDEATFTADGIMTKVLAETESAKHVLFCMKEDTEISEHTSTREAVVTVMSGKGIFTLEGEEIRMVPGVFIPMEPNAKHAISADEDLIFVLGLIG